In Alphaproteobacteria bacterium, the genomic window TCTGGACTGGCGGCGGACGGTCGGTGAGGGTGAGAGCGACGACAATTTGATTCTCTCGTCGCCGGTCGTCGCCGACGGGCGCGTTTTTTTGCTTGATGCGGAATCGACGGTGGTTGCGGTGTCGCTGGCTGAGGGTTCGCCCGCCTGGCGGCGCGAGCTGATTCCCGAAGATGAGGAAGACGAAGCGAGCCTCGGTGGCGGTGTTGCCTATGCCAACGGCGTGGTCTATGCCACCACGGCGTACGGACAAGTGGTCGCGCTCAGTGCCAGCGAGGGCAGAGACGTCTGGTCATTCGAGATCGGCGTGCCGCTGCGTGCCGCGCCCGCGGTTGCCGATGGCCGCGTCTTCGTGACGACCTTCGACAATCGTCTCTTCGCGCTCGATGCTGGCAATGGCAGCTTGTTATGGACCCATGAAGGCATTAGCGAATCTGCTGGCTTGCTGGGCAGTGCTGTGCCTGCGGTAAGCGGCGATCTGGTAGTTGCCTCCTATTCCTCCGGCGAAGTTGTAGCGCTACGCGTTGAGAACGGCCGGCTGGCTTGGTCCGATTCGCTCGTCTTCCGGGGACGCTTAGGATCGCGTACCGATCTCAGCGATATCGATGCCGATCCGGTGATCGACCGTGGCCTAGTCATCGTAATCAGCCAAAGTGGCCGGCTGGTGGCGATCAACTTGCGGTCGGGTCTGCGCGATTGGGAGCGCGAGGTGCCGAGTGCGCAAACCCCCTGGGTGGCCGGTGACTTCATCTTTGTTGTCACCACGGATGCGCAGATCGCCTGTCTGCGGCGGAGAGACGGGGGAATTCGCTGGGTTACCGGGCTGCCACGCTACACTAATCCGGAGGAGCGCGAGGGCTCGATTGTCTGGAGCGGTCCGGTGCTGGCCGGCGACCGACTGGTCGTGGTCGGTAGTGAGGGTGATGCCGTGGCAATCTCGCCCTATACCGGCGAAGTGCTCGGGCGCCAGCTCCTGCCGGAGGGGGTGCGCGTGTCGCCTGTGGTGGCGGATCGCACGCTCTATCTGCTCACCACGGGGGCCGATCTGCTGGCGCTACGTTAGCGCGCATTATGACGGTTACCGTTGCCATTGTCGGTCGGCCAAATGTGGGCAAGTCCACCCTTTTCAATCGCCTCGTCGGACGCCATGCGGCCTTGGTTAATGACCGGTCGGGGGTGACACGTGACTGGCGCGAGGGTGAGGCGAGTCTGGGTCCGGCACGGTTTCGCGTCATTGATACGGCGGGCCTCGAAAACGCCGACGCAGAGAGCCTAGAGGGGCGCATGCTGGTCAGCACCGAGACCGTGCTGGGCGAGGTCGACCTGGTGCTGATGGTGACCGATGCCCGTGCCGGACTGACCTCGCATGATCGCCACTTCGCCGATTGGCTGCGCCGCCACGACAAGCCGGTACGGCTGCTGGTCAACAAGGTTGAAGGCAAGGCGGCCGAGGCGAGTGTCGCTGAGGCGTGGGCACTCGGGCTTGGCGAGCCGGTAGCGATCTCGGCCGAACACGGCGAGGGCCTAGGCGAGCTTTACGAGGCTCTAGTTGGGGCCTTGCCTGTGCTTGAGGTGGACGCGGCCGAGGCGGAAGACGATGGCGGGGAAGGACCCCTGCGCATCGCTGTGGTCGGCCGGCCGAATGTCGGTAAATCAACGCTGATCAATCGCTTGCTCGGTGGCGAGCGGCTGCTGGTCGGGCCGGAAGCTGGCATCACCCGTGATGCGATCGAGATACCCTGGCGTTGGCAGGACCGCGATGTGGTGCTGGTCGATACTGCGGGTATGCGTCGGCGTGCCCGTGTCGTCGAGGCCTTGGAGCGGCTCTCGGTCGCCGATTCCCTGCGCGCCGTTCGGGTCTGCCATGTCGCCATGCTTGTGGTCGATGTGATGCGCCAGCTTGAGCGGCAAGACCTATCGATTGCCTCGACCATCGCTAATGAAGGGCGGGCGCTACTTATTGCCGCCAACAAGTGGGATCTCGTTGAGCACCCCGATATTGTCCGCCGCCAGCTCGCTGAACAGGTCGAGGCCGCCCTGCCGCAATTGCGTGGTCTGCGCGCGGTGCCGATATCGGCTCGTACCGGTGATGGACTCGATAGCCTCGTCAAGACCGCGTTCGCGGCGCGCGAGGTTTGGGCCAGGCGGCTGCCTACCGCCAAGCTCAATCAATGGCTGGAGGAAGTGCTAGCCCATCACCCGCCGCCCATGGATAAGGGCAAGCGGGTAAAGATGCGATACCTGACCCAGGTTTCAGCCCGTCCGCCGACCTTCGCACTGTTCGTCAACCGCCCCAAAGGCGTGTCCGAGTCCTATCGCCGCTATCTCGTGAACGAGCTACGTGCCGCCTTCTATCTCACCGGGACGCCGATCCGCCTACATTTTCGCGCCGGCAAAAACCCTTACGTCACTGCGCCTTGACCACGTCACCGTTGTGCTCACAGTCGGGGCCGGCGAGGGCGAGGAAGGCATCGGTGACGGCGTCGGGTGTCAGTAACGTCTCCGGGTCCTCTCCAGGCATGGCTTTGGCACGCATGGCGGTGCGCACCTTGCCAGGATCCAGAGCGTTGACGCGGACCTTGCTCTTGGCGACTTCGGCGGCATAGATGCGCACCAGCGCTTCTAGTCCTGCCTTGGCAACAGCATAGGCCCCCCAATAGGCACGTGGCCGCGAAGCTACGCCCGAGGTTACGAAGATAGCGCGGCCGGCGTTGGCAGCACGCAATAGCGCGTCGGTGGCACGGATCAGGCGCCAGTTGGCGCTGAGATCGACCTCGAGCACCCGATCCCAGGCGCGTGGCTCGATATGGGAGAGGGGACTGAGATCGCCGAGCAAGGCGGCATTGCCCACCAGCACATCAAGGTGGCCATAGCGCTCGGCGATGGTGCCACCCAGTCGGTCGACGGCCTCGCCATTGGTGATGTCAAGAGGCACCAGGGTGGGGGCACAACCGCTGACTGCGCGGATGCGCTCGTCGAGGGTCGTCAGTCCTTTGTCGTCCCGCGCTACGGCGATAACATGGGCGCCTTCTACAGCGAAGCGCTCTGCCACCGCCGCGCCGATGCCGCGTGAGGCGCCGGTAATCAAGACGATGCGTCCGTCAAAGCCTGGCAATCAGGTGCCCTCGGCAAGTAGAGACAGTTGAGAGGACCCCTCGCCGCCGTCGCGATCGACCAGCGGAATCGGATATTCACCGGTGAAACAGGCATCGCAGAATTGTGGCTGCTGGTCATCGCGCGAGGCCTTGCCCATGGCGCGATAGAGCCCGTCGATGGTGATGTAGCGCACTGAATCGGCGCCGATGTGCGTCGCCATTGCGTCTATTCCCATTTGTGAGGCCAGCAAGTCCTCGCGCTTCGGCGTATCGACACCGTAGAAACAGGAAAACGTCGTTGGCGGGCTAGCAATGCGCATATGCACTTCTGCGGCGCCGGCCTCGCGCACCATCTGCACAATCTTGGTCGAGGTGGTGCCTCGCACAATCGAATCATCGACCAAGACCACCCGCTTGCCCGCCAACGTGGCGCGATTGGCATTGTGCTTGAGCTTAACCCCGAGATGGCGGATCGAATCCGTCGGCTCGATGAACGTGCGTCCGACATAGTGGTTGCGGATGATGCCGAGCTCGAAGGGCACACCCGCCTCCTCGGCGTAGCCGATGGCCGCAGGCACCCCGGAATCCGGCACCGGCACGACGAGATCGCAGGGCACGCCGCTCTCGCGTGCCAACTCTGCGCCGATGCGCTTACGTGCGCTATAGACGCTGCGGCCCTCGACGACGCTGTCGGGGCGCGAGAAATAGATGTATTCGAAGATACAGAACTGCGAGCGCGCAGAGCCGAACGGCTTGGTGCTGCGAATGCCGGCTTTGTCGATCACCACCACCTCGCCCGGCTCGACATCGCGCACGACCGTGGCGCCGATGATATCGAGGGCGCAGCTCTCGGAGGCGAGGACGGTGCCACCGTCGAGCGCGCCGATCGTGAGCGGCCGTACGCCGCAGTGATCGCGCACCCCGATCATCGCCTGGTCGGTGAGTATGATCAGGGAGTATGCGCCCTGGAGCTGGCGTAGCGCATCGACTAGGCGGGTCATAAAACCGCTGGCTAGGCTGGTGGCGATCAAGTGGACGATGACCTCGGAGTCCATGGTCGACTGGAAGATGCAGCCGCGTTGAACCAGTTGGCGCCGCACTTCGAGCGCGTTGGTCAGATTGCCGTTGTGGGCGATGGCGAGACCGCCACCGGCCAGGTCTGCGAAGATCGGCTGCACGTTGCGCAACACGGTATCGCCCTGTGTGGAATAGCGGTTGTGCCCGATAGCGCTGTCGCCTTGGAGCTGGGTTATCACGGCCGGATCGGAAAAAATGTCGCCGACATGCCCCATGCCGCGGTGGGCGTGGAAGACGCGGCCATCGTAGCTAACGATGCCGGAGGCTTCCTGGCCGCGGTGCTGCAGGGCATGTAGGCCCAATGCCGTGTGGGCACCGGCCTCAGGATGGCCGTAAACGCCGAATATTCCACACTTTTCTCTGAGCTTGTTGTCATCCCAGGGATGATGCGGGGCCACGGGTCGCCCTCTACTAGTTGGAGTCCGCGCCCGTCTCGGGCACGGTACCCGCGGGCGCTGGTGTTTCGGGCGTGGTCTCGTCGCTGGTGCCCTCGATGGCGCGCTCCATCTGTGTGCGCACCTCGTTGCTATAGCCCGGATCCTCGGCCGGGGTGTCTGC contains:
- a CDS encoding PQQ-binding-like beta-propeller repeat protein — protein: LDWRRTVGEGESDDNLILSSPVVADGRVFLLDAESTVVAVSLAEGSPAWRRELIPEDEEDEASLGGGVAYANGVVYATTAYGQVVALSASEGRDVWSFEIGVPLRAAPAVADGRVFVTTFDNRLFALDAGNGSLLWTHEGISESAGLLGSAVPAVSGDLVVASYSSGEVVALRVENGRLAWSDSLVFRGRLGSRTDLSDIDADPVIDRGLVIVISQSGRLVAINLRSGLRDWEREVPSAQTPWVAGDFIFVVTTDAQIACLRRRDGGIRWVTGLPRYTNPEEREGSIVWSGPVLAGDRLVVVGSEGDAVAISPYTGEVLGRQLLPEGVRVSPVVADRTLYLLTTGADLLALR
- the der gene encoding ribosome biogenesis GTPase Der gives rise to the protein MTVTVAIVGRPNVGKSTLFNRLVGRHAALVNDRSGVTRDWREGEASLGPARFRVIDTAGLENADAESLEGRMLVSTETVLGEVDLVLMVTDARAGLTSHDRHFADWLRRHDKPVRLLVNKVEGKAAEASVAEAWALGLGEPVAISAEHGEGLGELYEALVGALPVLEVDAAEAEDDGGEGPLRIAVVGRPNVGKSTLINRLLGGERLLVGPEAGITRDAIEIPWRWQDRDVVLVDTAGMRRRARVVEALERLSVADSLRAVRVCHVAMLVVDVMRQLERQDLSIASTIANEGRALLIAANKWDLVEHPDIVRRQLAEQVEAALPQLRGLRAVPISARTGDGLDSLVKTAFAAREVWARRLPTAKLNQWLEEVLAHHPPPMDKGKRVKMRYLTQVSARPPTFALFVNRPKGVSESYRRYLVNELRAAFYLTGTPIRLHFRAGKNPYVTAP
- the purF gene encoding amidophosphoribosyltransferase, translating into MAPHHPWDDNKLREKCGIFGVYGHPEAGAHTALGLHALQHRGQEASGIVSYDGRVFHAHRGMGHVGDIFSDPAVITQLQGDSAIGHNRYSTQGDTVLRNVQPIFADLAGGGLAIAHNGNLTNALEVRRQLVQRGCIFQSTMDSEVIVHLIATSLASGFMTRLVDALRQLQGAYSLIILTDQAMIGVRDHCGVRPLTIGALDGGTVLASESCALDIIGATVVRDVEPGEVVVIDKAGIRSTKPFGSARSQFCIFEYIYFSRPDSVVEGRSVYSARKRIGAELARESGVPCDLVVPVPDSGVPAAIGYAEEAGVPFELGIIRNHYVGRTFIEPTDSIRHLGVKLKHNANRATLAGKRVVLVDDSIVRGTTSTKIVQMVREAGAAEVHMRIASPPTTFSCFYGVDTPKREDLLASQMGIDAMATHIGADSVRYITIDGLYRAMGKASRDDQQPQFCDACFTGEYPIPLVDRDGGEGSSQLSLLAEGT
- a CDS encoding SDR family NAD(P)-dependent oxidoreductase, with translation MPGFDGRIVLITGASRGIGAAVAERFAVEGAHVIAVARDDKGLTTLDERIRAVSGCAPTLVPLDITNGEAVDRLGGTIAERYGHLDVLVGNAALLGDLSPLSHIEPRAWDRVLEVDLSANWRLIRATDALLRAANAGRAIFVTSGVASRPRAYWGAYAVAKAGLEALVRIYAAEVAKSKVRVNALDPGKVRTAMRAKAMPGEDPETLLTPDAVTDAFLALAGPDCEHNGDVVKAQ